In the Candidatus Tanganyikabacteria bacterium genome, one interval contains:
- a CDS encoding flagellar basal body-associated FliL family protein, which yields MATKKAPAGGGGTSLISPRMVGGAVAVAIISAVSSFAAIRFALPKQIIVEQRVIHETPKPEHHGVPEGDLWTVGDPFIVNLADPTRRFLKTTVTVKVARDPAAHAEKKDEGGGHGGGHGKAADPGKAIMGRMKPWEPVYRDAIIRTLRRQTTTTLFDQERVKAEIKVALNVLHQQDERIPETLDVFFGDFVIQ from the coding sequence ATGGCCACTAAGAAGGCGCCAGCCGGCGGCGGCGGCACGTCCCTGATCTCGCCCCGGATGGTCGGCGGCGCGGTCGCCGTGGCGATCATCTCGGCCGTGAGTTCGTTCGCCGCCATCCGCTTCGCCCTGCCCAAGCAGATCATCGTGGAACAGCGCGTCATCCACGAGACCCCCAAGCCCGAGCACCACGGCGTTCCGGAAGGCGACCTGTGGACCGTGGGCGATCCGTTCATCGTCAACCTGGCCGATCCTACCCGGCGCTTCTTGAAGACCACCGTGACCGTCAAGGTCGCCCGCGATCCCGCGGCCCATGCCGAGAAGAAGGACGAGGGCGGCGGGCATGGCGGCGGCCACGGGAAGGCGGCCGATCCCGGCAAGGCGATCATGGGGCGCATGAAGCCCTGGGAACCGGTCTACCGCGACGCCATCATCCGCACGCTGCGCCGGCAGACCACCACCACCCTGTTCGACCAGGAGCGCGTGAAGGCCGAAATCAAGGTCGCGCTCAACGTCCTGCACCAGCAGGACGAACGCATCCCGGAAACCCTCGACGTGTTCTTCGGAGATTTCGTGATCCAGTAG
- a CDS encoding OmpA family protein produces the protein MGRRRGGHASGGHSSSERWLLTYADLITLLLIYFIVLFAMSQIDTTKYKKMADAMSNAFNVIPSAGGAADSVLPPGSKLVMPPIAPMHSEEEAAYRQVEKAVEDVAKQLKATASFDVHEEKRGLVISIADTALFGGGTADLNPNMQRALDQIANSVRNMPNRIHIEGHTDDLPIKTGRFPSNWELSTARATNVLRYLQERKGLPPSRLAAAGYGEHYPRVPNASPDSRAKNRRVDIVILREATSAKQEPAQPGTLGSEPQQGASDHGH, from the coding sequence ATGGGCAGGCGGCGCGGCGGACATGCGAGCGGCGGGCATTCCAGCTCCGAGCGCTGGCTGCTGACCTATGCCGACCTCATTACGCTGCTGCTCATCTATTTCATCGTGCTGTTCGCGATGTCACAGATAGACACCACCAAGTACAAGAAGATGGCGGACGCGATGTCGAACGCGTTCAACGTCATCCCCAGCGCGGGTGGCGCGGCGGATTCCGTGCTGCCGCCCGGCTCGAAGCTGGTGATGCCGCCGATCGCCCCGATGCACTCCGAAGAGGAGGCCGCTTACCGCCAGGTCGAGAAGGCGGTCGAGGATGTGGCCAAGCAGCTCAAGGCGACCGCCTCGTTCGACGTCCACGAGGAGAAGCGGGGGCTGGTCATCTCGATCGCCGACACCGCCCTGTTTGGCGGCGGCACCGCCGATCTCAATCCGAACATGCAACGCGCGCTCGACCAGATTGCAAATTCCGTGCGGAACATGCCCAACCGGATCCACATCGAGGGGCACACGGACGATCTCCCCATCAAGACCGGTCGCTTTCCCAGCAACTGGGAGCTTTCCACCGCCCGGGCCACCAACGTGCTCCGGTACCTGCAAGAGCGCAAAGGCCTGCCACCCAGCCGTTTAGCGGCGGCCGGGTACGGGGAACACTACCCACGCGTGCCCAACGCCTCGCCTGACAGCCGCGCCAAGAACCGCCGCGTAGACATCGTCATCCTCCGCGAGGCCACCTCCGCCAAGCAGGAGCCGGCGCAACCGGGCACGCTGGGCTCCGAACCCCAACAAGGAGCGTCCGATCATGGCCACTAA
- a CDS encoding flagellar motor protein — protein sequence MEISTPIGLILGWASMLIAFTMEGGTIGALMQATAAMIVFGGTFGAAVTAFPMRDCLNIPNLMAMSFKKNSLEPHTLIPQLVRYAEKARKEGLLALEADVADAGDEFLQKGMQMVSDGIDLNTVREMLETELSFIASRHAASFGIFEAMGGYAPTMGILGTVMGLISVLSNLDDPSTLGPSIALAFVATLYGVWTANLLWLPIASKLKRKSEEEILVRELMLAGVLSIQAGDNPQIVEEKLKSYLSPTLRRQIAKRDD from the coding sequence CTGGAAATCTCGACACCCATTGGCCTGATCCTGGGCTGGGCCTCGATGCTCATCGCCTTCACGATGGAAGGCGGCACCATCGGCGCGCTGATGCAGGCCACGGCGGCCATGATCGTGTTCGGCGGCACCTTCGGCGCGGCCGTCACCGCGTTCCCGATGCGGGATTGCCTGAACATTCCCAACCTGATGGCCATGTCCTTCAAGAAGAATTCGCTCGAGCCGCACACGCTCATCCCGCAACTGGTGCGCTACGCCGAGAAGGCCCGCAAGGAGGGGTTGCTGGCCCTGGAGGCCGACGTGGCGGACGCGGGCGACGAGTTCCTGCAAAAGGGCATGCAGATGGTCTCGGACGGCATCGACCTCAATACGGTGCGCGAGATGCTCGAGACCGAACTGTCCTTCATCGCCAGCCGGCACGCCGCGTCGTTCGGCATCTTCGAGGCGATGGGCGGCTACGCGCCCACGATGGGCATCCTCGGCACGGTCATGGGCCTGATCTCGGTGCTCTCGAACCTGGACGATCCGAGCACCCTGGGCCCGTCGATCGCCCTGGCCTTCGTCGCCACCCTGTACGGCGTCTGGACGGCCAACCTGCTGTGGCTGCCGATCGCCAGCAAGCTCAAGCGCAAGAGCGAGGAAGAAATCCTGGTCCGGGAACTCATGCTGGCCGGCGTCCTGTCGATACAAGCAGGGGACAACCCCCAGATCGTCGAGGAGAAGCTCAAGAGCTACCTGTCTCCCACCTTGCGGCGGCAGATAGCCAAGCGGGACGACTGA
- a CDS encoding flagellar FlbD family protein, with amino-acid sequence MISVTRLNHTEFVVNAELIETIEATPDTVVTLTSERKYVVRESVDEVVRRVLAYKQACQAPFLQQASAGQGDT; translated from the coding sequence ATGATTAGCGTCACGCGCCTCAACCACACCGAGTTCGTCGTCAACGCCGAACTCATCGAGACCATCGAGGCCACGCCCGACACGGTCGTGACGCTCACCAGCGAGCGCAAGTACGTCGTGCGCGAGTCGGTCGACGAGGTGGTACGCCGCGTCCTCGCCTACAAGCAGGCCTGCCAGGCGCCGTTCCTGCAGCAGGCGAGCGCGGGACAAGGAGATACGTAG
- a CDS encoding EscU/YscU/HrcU family type III secretion system export apparatus switch protein, with amino-acid sequence MVADLPEDGQSSQKQAVALRYDEDRDAAPVVVATGRGKMAEAIIAAAKQHGIPIQEDAQLVEALSKLDLGETIPAELYPVVAEVLVFVAKANRERGKTR; translated from the coding sequence ATGGTTGCCGATCTACCTGAGGATGGCCAATCATCACAGAAGCAGGCCGTCGCCCTGCGTTATGATGAAGATCGGGACGCCGCGCCCGTCGTCGTCGCGACCGGGCGTGGCAAGATGGCCGAGGCCATCATCGCGGCGGCAAAACAACATGGAATCCCGATCCAGGAGGATGCGCAGCTAGTGGAGGCCCTCAGCAAGCTCGATCTCGGGGAGACCATTCCCGCCGAGCTCTATCCCGTGGTGGCCGAGGTCCTGGTGTTCGTCGCGAAGGCCAACCGGGAGCGCGGCAAGACCCGATGA
- a CDS encoding flagellar hook-length control protein FliK: MDVSRVSSSAGQPQDGPEAAQRQLQAGDMLTAKVLSTQGRMAKVSVAGQTVEVQTSVALSPGDELSLKVAKGPNGQIQLKVMALQGKESLLGDAHVADLAEKMGLPTDKATIEAAKALLKETGSVEPGQVRDLAKLMATLKTPEERAAATFLLARNLPATPAAIQLVAGRPGDPATAGKRIADRLKALEKAAPDLFAALAGLDLGAEAGTEAGPTGKAGPTGKAGPTDKAGPTDKAGPTGKAGPTGKAGPTDKAGPTDNAGPTRNAGPDSKALAEALARLARGLNPLEAEILAFLKGQPGDLADRLAGNFSNILDKEADPQAKELAKELKFQQLADSAGAARSNPVEVCLPLVFGNQTGDVTVQKWQGNAKDPAGQARVLLRLDMDHLGPITVDLMYSKGQVGGRMTVGDGDTREFLADRLGELQANLGKAGIGVSHLEVGTAKEAQAKEAPPGRFDLRL, from the coding sequence ATGGACGTCTCCCGCGTCTCGTCATCCGCCGGCCAGCCCCAGGACGGCCCCGAGGCCGCGCAGCGGCAGCTGCAGGCCGGCGACATGCTCACGGCCAAGGTCCTGTCCACCCAGGGCCGGATGGCCAAGGTCAGCGTGGCCGGCCAGACGGTCGAGGTGCAGACCAGCGTGGCGCTCTCGCCGGGCGACGAGCTGTCGCTCAAGGTCGCCAAGGGCCCGAATGGCCAGATCCAGCTCAAGGTCATGGCCCTGCAGGGCAAGGAGTCGCTGCTCGGCGACGCCCACGTGGCGGATCTCGCCGAGAAGATGGGCCTGCCCACCGACAAGGCCACCATCGAGGCCGCCAAGGCCCTGCTCAAGGAGACCGGCTCGGTGGAGCCGGGCCAGGTGCGCGATCTGGCCAAGCTCATGGCCACGCTCAAGACGCCCGAGGAACGGGCGGCGGCCACTTTCCTGCTCGCCCGCAACCTGCCGGCCACACCGGCGGCCATCCAGCTGGTGGCCGGCCGGCCGGGCGATCCGGCCACCGCGGGCAAGCGCATCGCCGACCGGCTGAAGGCGCTCGAGAAGGCGGCGCCCGACCTCTTTGCCGCGCTTGCGGGGTTGGATCTTGGCGCCGAGGCCGGCACGGAGGCCGGCCCCACTGGCAAGGCCGGCCCCACTGGCAAGGCCGGCCCCACTGACAAGGCCGGCCCCACTGACAAGGCCGGCCCCACTGGCAAGGCCGGCCCCACTGGCAAGGCCGGCCCCACTGACAAGGCCGGCCCCACTGACAATGCCGGCCCCACGCGCAACGCCGGCCCGGACAGCAAGGCCCTCGCCGAGGCCCTCGCCAGGCTGGCCAGGGGCCTCAACCCCCTGGAGGCCGAGATCCTGGCGTTCCTAAAGGGCCAGCCCGGCGATCTGGCCGATCGCCTGGCCGGCAACTTCTCGAACATCCTCGACAAGGAGGCCGACCCGCAGGCCAAGGAACTGGCCAAGGAGCTCAAGTTCCAGCAACTCGCCGACAGCGCCGGCGCCGCCCGGAGCAACCCCGTCGAGGTCTGCCTGCCCCTGGTCTTCGGCAACCAGACCGGCGACGTGACCGTGCAGAAATGGCAGGGCAACGCCAAGGATCCCGCCGGCCAGGCCCGCGTGCTGCTGCGGCTCGACATGGACCACCTGGGGCCGATCACGGTGGACCTGATGTATTCCAAGGGCCAGGTGGGCGGAAGGATGACCGTCGGCGACGGCGACACCCGGGAGTTCCTGGCCGACCGCCTGGGCGAGCTTCAAGCCAACCTCGGCAAGGCGGGGATAGGCGTGTCCCACCTCGAGGTCGGCACGGCCAAGGAGGCGCAGGCCAAGGAGGCGCCCCCGGGGCGCTTCGATCTGCGGCTGTAG
- a CDS encoding VWA domain-containing protein encodes MASRLPIYVLLDCSESMAGPAIEAVNAGVRALLAALRSDPVVVEMAALSFITFDAQARQVVPLSDVLAIRPPILSVLPGTALGAALRLLARCLRTEVVRTTAGTKGDYRPLVFLITDGQPTDDWEAGLAQLRSDGLPRIANIYAIACGQDVDLGVLHEITDIVLETRDLTADAIRRCFVLLSASIQSASAAVDAGAAPSLPTLDGIALAPRLARSIDPARQIFIRALCGRGGQPYLMRYARKRGQDYEAIAAHPVGWWDAGAAGELPPVDVRRLDGTPPCPHCANQGAAVCPCGAVFCVDPLSRRDYRCPACELELVPSGEPADLALRQSAG; translated from the coding sequence ATGGCATCCAGGCTTCCGATCTACGTCCTGCTCGACTGCTCCGAATCGATGGCCGGCCCGGCGATCGAGGCCGTCAACGCCGGAGTCCGCGCTCTGCTCGCGGCCTTGCGCAGCGACCCGGTCGTGGTCGAAATGGCGGCGCTCAGCTTCATCACCTTCGATGCCCAGGCGCGCCAGGTGGTGCCGCTCAGCGACGTCCTCGCCATCCGGCCGCCCATCCTGAGCGTGCTGCCCGGCACGGCGCTGGGAGCCGCCCTGCGCCTGCTGGCACGGTGCCTGCGGACGGAGGTCGTCCGCACCACCGCCGGAACCAAGGGCGACTATCGCCCTCTGGTCTTCCTCATCACCGACGGCCAGCCTACCGACGACTGGGAAGCCGGCCTCGCGCAACTTCGGAGCGACGGCCTACCCCGGATCGCAAACATCTACGCCATCGCTTGCGGGCAGGACGTCGATCTCGGGGTACTACACGAGATCACCGACATCGTGCTCGAGACCAGGGACCTCACGGCCGACGCTATCCGGCGCTGCTTCGTGCTGCTATCGGCCTCCATCCAGTCCGCGAGCGCCGCCGTCGATGCGGGCGCCGCACCGAGCCTGCCGACTCTGGACGGCATCGCGCTGGCGCCGCGCTTGGCCCGCTCCATCGATCCGGCGCGCCAGATCTTCATCCGGGCTCTCTGCGGCCGCGGTGGCCAGCCCTACCTGATGCGGTACGCCCGAAAGCGGGGTCAAGACTACGAGGCCATCGCCGCCCACCCGGTGGGCTGGTGGGACGCCGGCGCCGCCGGAGAGTTGCCCCCGGTCGACGTCAGACGCCTCGACGGCACGCCGCCGTGCCCGCACTGCGCAAACCAGGGCGCAGCCGTCTGTCCATGCGGTGCCGTGTTCTGCGTTGATCCGCTGAGCCGCCGCGACTACCGCTGCCCCGCATGCGAGCTCGAACTCGTGCCGAGCGGCGAGCCGGCGGACCTCGCGCTGCGCCAGTCGGCCGGCTAG